In one Saimiri boliviensis isolate mSaiBol1 chromosome 19, mSaiBol1.pri, whole genome shotgun sequence genomic region, the following are encoded:
- the RO60 gene encoding RNA-binding protein RO60 gives MEESVNRMQPLNEKQIANSQDGYVWQVTDMNRLHRFLCFGSEGGTYYIKEQKLGLENAEALIRLIEDGRGCEVIQEIKSFSQEGRTTKQEPVLFALAICSQCSDISTKQAAFKAVSEVCRIPTHLFTFIQFKKDLKESMKCGMWGRALRKAIADWYNEKGGMALALAVTKYKQRNGWSHKDLLRLSHLKPSSEGLAIVTKYITKGWKEVHELYKEKALSVETEKLLKYLEAVEKVKRTRDELEVIHLIEEHRLVREHLLTNHLKSKEVWKALLQEMPLTALLRNLGKMTANSLLEPGNSEVSLVCEKLCNEKLLKKARIHPFHILIALETYKTGHGLRGKLKWCPDEEILKALDAAFYKTFKTVEPTGKRFLLAVDVSASMNQRVLGSILNASTVAAAMCMVVTRTEKDSYVVAFSDEMVPCPVTTDMTLQQVLMAMSQIPAGGTDCSLPMIWAQKTNTPADVFIVFTDNETFAGSVHPAIALRDYRKKMDIPAKLIVCGMTSNGFTIADPDDRGMLDMCGFDTGALDVIRNFTLDVI, from the exons atggAGGAATCTGTAAACCGAATGCAGCCACTGAATGAGAAGCAGATAGCCAATTCGCAGGATGGATATGTATGGCAAGTCACTGACATGAATCGTCTACACCGGTTCTTATGTTTTGGTTCTGAAGGTGGGACTTACTATATCAAAGAACAGAAGTTGGGCCTTGAAAATGCTGAAGCTTTAATTAGATTGATTGAAGATGGCAGAGGATGTGAAGTGATACAAGAAATAAAGTCATTCAGTCAAGAAGGCAGAACCACAAAACAAGAGCCTGTGCTCTTTGCACTTGCCATTTGTTCCCAGTGCTCTGACATAAGCACAAAACAAGCAGCATTTAAAGCTGTTTCTGAAGTTTGTCGCATTCCTACCCATCTCTTTACTTTTATCCAGTTTAAGAAAGATCTGAAAGAAAGCATGAAATGTGGCATGTGGGGACGTGCCCTCCGGAAGGCTATAGCGGACTGGTACAATGAGAAAGGTGGCATGGCCCTTGCTCTGGCAGTTACAAAATATAAACAGAGAAATGGCTGGTCTCACAAAGATCTCTTAAGATTGTCACATCTTAAACCTTCCAGTGAAG GACTTGCAATTGTGACCAAATACATTACAAAGGGCTGGAAAGAAGTTCATGAATTGTATAAAGAAAAAGCACTCTCTGTGGAgactgaaaaattattaaaatatctggaaGCTGTAGAGAAAGTGAAGCGCACAAGAGATGAGCTGGAAGTCATTCATCTAATAGAAGAACACAGATTAGTTAGAGAACATCTTTTAACAAATCACTTGAAGTCTAAGGAG GTATGGAAGGCTTTGTTACAAGAAATGCCTCTTACTGCATTACTAAGGAATCTAGGAAAGATGACTGCTAATTCACTGCTTGAACCGGGAAATTCAGAAGTATCTCTAGTATGTGAAAAACTGTGTAatgaaaaactattaaaaaag gcTCGTATACATCCATTTCATATTTTGATTGCATTAGAAACTTACAAGACAGGTCATGGGCTCAGAGGAAAATTGAAGTGGTGCCCTGATGAAGAAATTTTGAAAGCATTAGATGCtgctttttataaaacatttaag ACAGTTGAACCAACTGGAAAACGTTTCTTACTAGCTGTTGATGTCAGTGCTTCTATGAACCAAAGAGTTTTGGGTAGTATACTCAACGCTAGTACAGTTGCTGCAGCAATGTGCATG GTTGTCACACGAACAGAAAAAGATTCTTACGTAGTTGCTTTTTCAGATGAAATGGTACCATGTCCAGTGACTACAGATATGACCTTACAACAGGTCTTAATGGCTATGAGTCAG ATCCCAGCAGGTGGAACTGATTGCTCTCTTCCAATGATCTGGGCTCAGAAGACAAACACACCTGCTGATGTCTTCATTGTATTCACTGATAATGAGACCTTTGCTGGAAGTGTCCATCCTGCTATTGCTCTGAGGGACTATCGAAAG